The following DNA comes from Acidobacteriota bacterium.
AAGGGGATGAATAGGTCGAGGTAGTACTGCTGGTCCTCGATCCGCACGAGGTTGTGGCTGTAAATGAACAGGCTGAAATTCTTGATGAGGGTGCCGGAGTAGGGCAGCTCTTGCAGCCAGTCGGGCAGGAACTCGTCCTGGAAGGAACGATAGTCGAGGGGGCTGTCGAGCAGGATGTGCTGCATGGTGCCGCGTTCGTCCACGCGGTACAGCATGGTGGAGATGTCCGGCAGATCCGGGGCGCGGGTGACGATGACGGTGCGGAAATTCTCCAGCAGGAATTCGGGATCGTCCGCCTTGTCGGGATGGTTGTAGAGGATCTCCGCCATGGCGGCGTTGACCGTCTGCAGGCGGAAGCTGATGTTCCGGAGCTCGCTCTGGAACACGAACAGCGACAGGTTGCTCGCGAAGATCAGCACGATCAGAAACGCCAGGAGCAGGACCAGCGCCAGCGGCAGGAAGCCGGTGAACAGGTAGAAAAAGATCACCCGGTTGCGCACCCGGTAGAAGAGCCGGTCCTTGAGCCGGCGGCCCAGCCTGTACAGCGCCCATGCGCCCGCAGCGAGGAAGCAGAGGGTGGCGGCGCCCCGGCCGATGGCATACAGGTCGACGGACATGAAGCCGAGGACGGTGGCGAGGCAGTACAACACCATGCCGCCGGCCAGGAGCCAGAACATCGGGCTGCGCTTGAGCTGGCGCCAAGTGAATGTCTCGTTGCCGGCGGGCATGGCGGTTTCCCCTCAGCGGGCGTCGGCCGGCCGGCTCCAGGCGGCCAGCATCGTGGCGTACGGCGCCGGAACGGTGGTTCGGCGGCCCGTCCGGTCGATCGGGACATGGGTGGTTTCCCCTTCGGCGACGAGGCGGTCCGGACCAACGTGAAACACCTCATAGCGGAACCGGAGCAGCCGCGCGCTGACCGGATCGAGGCGGGTACGGACGCGGATGAGATCGTCGTAGGTCACCGGCGCCTTGTACCGACAACGGGCCTCGGCGACCACCAGGTAGATGTTTTCCAGGCGTTCCAGATCAGCGTAGGAAAACCCCGCCGCACGACAGAACTCGGTTCGGCCCATCTCGAACCAGACAAGGTGCACACTGTGGTGGGCGACGCCCATGCGGTCCGTCTCGGCGTAGCGTACGCGCAGGTCGATGTCCACGTGGTGGGAGGCGCCGGGGGGCGTCATCGGTCCTGGCCCCATGTTCGGGCGGCCACCGGCTGAAGAGCGGCCGGCCAGGCGGCCGGCGGAATGTCTCCGCCCGTCACGAGGACCGCCTTGAGCCGCTCGTCGGCGAGGTAGTGTCCAGCGAAGTAGCGCAGGTCCTCCTTGATCACCAGTGCCAGCCGTTCGTCGAACGTCGCCAGATGCCGGGTGCCCAGCCGGAACCACTCCACCTCGAGCAGCTCGCGGAGCAGGGCGTCGGGATCGGCCAGGCGTCGGCTCCGCTCGGCGGCCAGGCGGTGGCTGGCTTCCTGGAACTCCTCCTCGGAGAACCGGCCGGCGGCGATCTCCCGAAGCTGGCGCAGGACCTCCGCCGCCGCCGGCTCGAGCCCGGCGGGATGGCCGCTGAGGCTGATGCGGAACGCGCCGCGCAGCATGCGTGTGTCGGCCTCGACGGCCGCCTCGACGTCCGGGTGCTCCGCCAGCCAGGGGTGCAGGCGCTGCTGCAGCACCCGAGCGAGCAGCTCGCCGGTCAGTCCGTCCTCGTGCTTGCGGCGGACGCTCTCGGCGCCGATGACCGCGCAGGCGGTCGCGGTTCCGGGCAGCCGCACCGCCTGGGTGCGGACCGCCGGGTCCGGCCGAGGAGGCTGGAACTGGTAGTCCGGTGCCTCGCTCTTGATCCAGGGACCGAAATACTGGCTGGCCAGGCGCCGCAGCTCGGACGCCGCCGCGGGCGACGAGATCAACAGCAGGGAGCGGCTGGGAGTCACGCAACGGCGAAAGAATCGGATGATGTCGTCCAGCTCGATCGCGCCCACCGACTGCGGCGTCCCACGCGGCGGGTTGCCGTAGGGGAAGGGGGTGAACACCAGCCGCTGCCACTCGTAGCGGGCCACCTCCTGCGGCTGGTCCTCGATGCGGATGTCCTCGAGCCGAATGGCGTCGCGTATCGTCCGGAATGTTTCGGGTTCGAAAGCGGGTTGGATCACGGTATCGGCCAGCAGCCGCACCGCGGTTTCCAGCATGGCCGGTGGACCCGACACGGTGAGCCGGATGCCGTCGACATCGACCGCCTCGTCGAACGCCAGGGGGAGCTGGGCCAGATCGCGCGGCGCCCACTCGATCTCGGCGCGCTGGCGCAGGATTGTCTTCAGGTACTGGCCGGTGATGTGGGCCGTGCCGCCCTTGCCCGGCGGATCGAAGACCGTGCCGCTGGTTACCAGCAGGTGCGCCACGAACCGGTCCTGGTGCAGCGATACGGACGCGACGGTCATGTCGTTGAGCAGCGTGCGGTGGGTCACCTTCGGGATGGCCGGCTCGGTGCCGGTGGCGGCCGGCGCCGCGGCAGGCGATAAGATGACCAGCACCGCAAGCGCCAGCAGAAAATGATGCCGAACCGTCACCGTAACTGCCTCCCGGAAAGAATCCCGCGGGCGGGGTTCCTCCATTATACTGGAAACGCCCCGGAGCGCAATCCCGGCGCCCACGACGGACGGGCATTGGGGCCGCCGGCGTTCAATGTTAGAATGATACGCCGGACGGCGCCGACCGGTTCTCGGGCGCCGCCGGCGGCAGCGAGGTGAGTTGTGATCACGCTTCAGACGCTCAAGGAGATGCAGGCCGCCCTGCAGGCCGTGCTCGAGGAAGGGGCCTATCTGCGGGACGCGCTCAGCCGCGTGCTGCGGGGCCGGGAGCTGTCGGCGGCGGAGCGGGCCTGGATCCGGGAGACTCTTTACCGGGCCGTCCAGCTCAAGAACCGGTACTGGACCCAACTCGAGGCGTTTGCGGCCGAGCACCCCGGCAAGGACGAATCAGTCATGGATATCCGGCTGGTCATCACCAGCCAGCAGCGGGAGAAGCGGGACCTGCTGGCGGTGGACCGCCACGTGCAGGCGCTGCTGCGGCCCAAGTCGCGCGTCCGCAAGTTCGTCGAATTCCTCGACGCAAATCCGCCCGGCCGGTTGTTCCCGTCGCTCAAGCAGGAGCCGCTGGAGCATCTGTGGCGGTTCCATTCCCATCCCCTCTGGCTGGTGCGGAAGTGGCTGGGCAGTCTCTCGCCGGAAGATGTGCTCAAGCTCTGCCGCTTCAACAACGGGCCGCCGGAGGCCGTGCTGCGGGTCAATCCGCTGAAAAACTCCCGGGAGGAGCTGCTGGCGCGACTGGCCGAGGCGGGCGCGCGCTGCGTCCCCGACCCGGTGGCGCCGCTGGCGATCCGGGCGGACCACCGCTTCGATCCGCTCACCCAGCCCGGCTACCGCGAGGGCCGCTTCACCCTGCAGAGCGTGTCGTCGCAGCTGGTGTGCCTCTATGTCAACCCGAAACCCGGCCAGCGGGTGCTGGACTACTGTGCCGGCGAGGGGGGCAAGACACTGCTGCTGGCCCACCTGATGAAGGGGCGGGGCGAGGTGCACGCCCACGACGCCCAGGGCTGGCGCCTGCGCAACCTGCAGCTCCGGGCCCGGCGAGAGGGTGTGGGCAACGTCCGCCTGGGCGGCCTGCGCGAAATCCGGAATCTCGCCGGCCGGTTCGACCTGGTGCTGCTGGACGTCCCCTGCTCGGGGAGCGGCAATCTGCGCCACCAGCCGGAGCTGCGGTGGAAGCTGCAGCCCGGCGACCTGAACCGGTTCAACCGCCAGCAGCTCGAGATCCTGGAGGAGGCGGCGCCGCTGGCCGCGCCCGGCGGACTGCTCGCCTACGTCACCTGCTCGTTGTTTCGGGAGGAGAACCACAAGGTAATCAGCCGGTTTCTCCGCACCCATCCCGACTGGTCTCTGGTCAGGCCGGCTGACCATCTGACCCGGCAGCACGCCAAGAACTTCTGGCTTCCGGCCGACGCGCTCAAGCCCTTCACCGGACCCGACTACTTTGAGGTCCTGCCCCACCGGGACAACCTGCCGGCCATGTTCTGCGCGATCTTGAAACGGGAGAGCGGGCATAACACGGAAGACGTAGCTCGCGGCTAGATGCTCGTTGCGCTTGCGTGCTCGTAATTCGTCATCGTCATCGTAATCGAGGCTCGAGGCTAGAGGCTCGACCCCCCGCTTGTTCACCGTTTACTGTTGGCCCGTCCATCCCCCTTCCTGCGCCAACGGCTCGCGCGCTGCCGCCGCCATCGCCTGTGTTATGGATCCTCTCGCCCCGAACACAATCGCTGAAATCCCGTTGCGCCGGCGGTGAAATAAACTAAAATCTTCTGGAAACCCGGATCGACGACGAGCCCGACATTATCATCCTGCCGGTGCTAAAGGGAAACCATCATGCCGCAATGCCCTGTCTGCCGCGCTGATGTGACTGGAACCGCCGGGAGCTGCCCATCGTGTGGCATCTCGTTCGACGACCGGTTGCGCGATGCCGAAGAGGCGGGGCTGGCCGCCACCCTGTCCCCTGTGCCTTATTCGTCGGGGAGCCGCCCGTCCCGGTCAGCCGGCGGCACGAAGACGCCGGTGGACCCTGGATTCGCTCCGGGCACCGTGTTCGCCGACCGGTATCGGATCGTGACCCGGCTGGGCGTGGGGGGCATGGGCGAGGTGTACCAGGCCGACGATTTAAAGCTGGGCCAGACGGTGGCCCTGAAGTTCCTGGCCCGCGACCTGGAGGCCAACCCGCGGCTGCTGGAACTGTTCCGGTCCGAAGTGCGGCTGGCTCGCGAAGTGACCCATCCCAACGTTTGCCGCGTCCACGACATCGGTGAAGCCGAGGGACGCCACTTCCTGACCATGGAGCGGGTCGACGGCGAGGATCTCGGATCACTGCTCAAGCGGATCGGGCGGCTGCCGGGCGAAAAGGCGCTCCAGGTGGCGCGGCAGCTCTGCGCTGGCCTGGCGGCGGCCCACGACCAGGGCGTTTTGCACCGCGACCTGAAGCCGGCCAACATCATGCTGGACGGCCGGGGCACCGTGCGGATCACCGATTTCGGCCTCGCCCTCCTGGCAGGTGAGTGTGACCGCGAGGTGGCCGGCACGCCGGCCTACATGGCGCCGGAGCTGTTCGACGGCCAGGCGGCCACCGTTCGGAGCGACATCTACGCGTTGGGCCTTGTGCTTTACGAGGTGTTCACAGGCCACCGCGCATTCGACGGGAAGACGTACCTGGACATGCGACGGCAGCAGGCCGAGAATACGCCCTCAACCCCGTCCGCGCTGGTACCGGATCTGGATCCGGCGGTGGAGCGCGTCATCGCCCGCTGCATGGACAAGGATCCGGCGCTCCGGCAGGCATCGGTGGCCCAGGTGGCGGCGGCGCTGCCCGGCGGCGATCCGCTGGTCGCGGCACTGGCCGCCGGCGAGACGCCGTCGCCCGAATTGGTGGCCGCCGCCGGCGAGACGGGCACGATCCGGCCGCGGAAGGCGTGGATCGCCCTGGCCGGAATCGCGCTGGCCCTGGTCGCGGCCGCGCTGCTCTGGCCGCTGAGCAGCAGCCACGGCCTGGCCCGCCTGGTCATGGGGCCCGAAGCGCTGGCCGGCCGCTGCCGCGACATCGCCCGCACGCTCGGCTACGATACGCCGGGGGATCAGGCGGCGTGGTTCGAGACGGAGCGGGCGTTCATCGACCTCCACCTTCAGGCAGGACCGTCCACGATCCAGCGGCGCACGCTGCCGGAGTCGCGTCCCGGAACCGTGACGCTGCACTATCGGGAGACGCCCCGCGCGTTCGAACTGCCGGCCTTCCTGACCCGGGTCAGCGACGTCCAGCCGCCCCACACGGATCCCGGCATGGTGGACGTGCAGGTCGATGGCCGGGGCCGGCTGATGCGGTTCCGGGCGGTGCCGCCGTCCCGGACGGAACCCCCCGCGCCGGTGAAACCGGCGGATTGGGCCGTTCTCTTTCGGCAGGCGGAATTGGCTCCGGCGGATTGGCAGGAAGTTCCGCCCACTTTGACACCGCCGGTGGCGGCCGACGCACGCTGCGAGTGGGTCGAGAGCCGGCCGGCCGCCGGGTCGAAGCCGCAGCGGATTGCGGCCGCCGCCTGGTCCGGCCGGGTGGTTTGGTTCACGATGAATGGCCCGTGGGATCAGCCGGGCCGGACGGGTCGCGCCGGGCAGTCCGCCGACTGGGTGGCCGGCGCGGTGAACGTCGTGATCCTCGCGGCGCTGCTGGTGCTGGGCGTGTATCTGGTCCGGCGCAACCTGCGGTCGGGACGGGGCGACCGCCGGGGCGCGCTCCGGGTGGCGGCGATCATCGGGCTTTCCCAGATCGTGGCCTGGATATTCACCGCCCGCCTGCCGGCCTCGCTGAGCGGCTACTCGGGCTGGATCTTCGCCGGTCTGGCGCTGGCCCTGGGGCAGGCCGGTTTCGTCTGGGCGGTGTACCTGGGGACCGAGCCGTACATCCGGCGGCGGTGGCCCACGGTGCTCATCGGCTGGTCGCGGCTGCTGGCGGGTCGCTGGCGCGATCCCCTCGTGGGGCGGGATGTCCTGGCGGGAACCATCCTGGGGCTCGGGATCTGGCTGTTCAACGCCGTCAGCGCCGCGCTCCCCGCCTGGCTGAACATGACCGACTCGGCCGCCACCTTGCATGAACCGCGGGTCTTCGTGACCACCGCCGCCGCGGGGATGGGCTGGCTGTCGAACCTGCCGGTGCTGGCGCTGTCCAACGGCGTGTTCATCGTGGGCATTCTGTTCGTTCTGCGGCTGCTGCTCCGGAGCGACTGGCTGGCCGCCGTCGCCGTCACGCTGCTGATCGTCGTGCCTCAGTTGTTCGCGGGCGGCGATCTTCTCCTGGCGCCGCTCGGTTTTGCGGTGGTGCTGCTGCTGGCCATGGCGCTGGTGCGTTGGGGGTTGCTGACTTTCGTCGTGTGCCTGCTGGTGAACAACCTCGAGCCGGCGGCGCCGGTGCTGGCGGCGGCGGGGTGCTGGGTCCCGTGGCAGGGCTGGCTGGGCGTGGCGGTGGTCGCGGCCTTGGCCGCCTACGGCTTCCGGGTCGCCCTGGGCCGCCAGAAGCTGCTCCCGTCGCTGGATGAATGAGCTCCGGCCGCAGCGCCGGATGAAAACGGGCCAAGGGGCGCATCGGTCAGCTGGTGAATCGGTGACAGGGTGAATCGGCTGGACCCAATTTCTTTCTCGTGCTCGCAGTCTGAGATCGCCATCGCGATTTGCACCTGCAGTTGTGCTCGGTCTTGTATTCGAGACCGGGGGCTCGTTCCAGATTGTCGGCCTTTCGACATCGGACATCGGAAATCGGACATTGGACTTCGAACATCGGGAAGGAATTCCACTGGCTTTCCCGTAACTCCTTACTCCTCACTGTTCACTGTTTTCTGTTTACCGTTCACTCCTCCACCGGCACGGCCGGCACCGCGCTGAGCACGTTCAGGCCGTAATCGCCGAACAGCTCGAAGACCAGTACGCCGGCGGAGCTGGACTGGTTCTCCACCAGCAGGTAGCCGCCGAAGATCGCGGTGAGGTCCGGCATGAAGCCGTCCAGCAGGAACACGCGCCGCAGGACACACTCGGGGCATTCCGACTCATGGTACGGCTGCAGGACGAGTTGGCGGGAGTCGAGGAGGAGGCCCTGCGAATCAAAGGCGGTGATCTGGATGCGGGCGGCGTTCTCGCTGTCGGGGTGGAGCACGGCCAACCCGGTGAAGTAATCGACGTTCCCGATGCGGCCGTTGGCGATGTGCCCCATGAGAAATCGGTTGTGGCGCCGGGGCGCCAGCGGCATGGACGACAGGAAGCGTCCGCCGGCGCCGGCCTCGCCGAAGGTGATGCAGCCGGCCAGGCCGATGGCGTCGCCCGGATCGGCGGCGAGATAACCGGTGAAGGCGGCGTGCATATCGAACAAGGCCGCGACGTCCGCCTCGAACTTGCCGTGGGCGGAAAGACTGCGGGTGACGGGCGAGCCGGCGACCGGCTGGCCCTGATCGGTGTACAGGGACAAGTCCACGTTCAGCGGCGCGTCGGACATGTTGACCAGCGTGAGGATCGACGCGTAAGGCACGCCCAGGTCGCCGATGGCGACATGCGGGGCATAGAGGACGCCGCCGTCGGCTTCGCTCGTCATGGCCTCGAGGCAGGCGACGGCACCGGCGTCGCCGAACAGTTCCAGCCCGAAGACGCCGCGCTCGGATTCCACCTCGATGGAGTCGCCCGCGGCGATGCCGGCAAAGTGGTTGGCGACGTCGAGCTCCAGGCGGCCGCGGCCGTCGAGGACGGCGGCCTGAGTGGCTTTCACCGCTCCCGCGGGCCCATAGACGGTGAAATTCAAACGGGTGGGGAGTCGCAGGGGGTTGATCAGGACGAGCGTGGTGGTGCGGCCGCCGCCGGTGCGGACCACCGGGAAGAGCAGGCGGCCTTGCGCATCGCGGGCCTCAGGCATGCGGGTGCCGTCGAGGTAGGTCAGGGCCGCGTCGTTGACGAGCCAGATGCCGTGGGTGTCCGGCTCGGTCAGGAAGGCGCGCACCCACCGCCCCGGCTCCTCGGCCGCAGGGCCGAGCACGCCGGAAAGATAGCGGGCGTACTGGGCGCCGGCGGGGATGACGTCGGTGGCCGTCGCCAGCAGGGTGCCGCCGGAGTCCGCATAGAGCTCCAGGTTGGCCAGCGCGTCGGCCGCCCCGAGGTTGACCACGGAAAACGACAGTTCCGCGCTCCGGGGGAAATGGACCAGGTTGACGCCCCGGCTGGCCACCACCGCGACGCCTTCGCGCGAGGCGATGCCCCCTAGGGTCGTCCCGCCCGCCACGGACAGGACCTGATCCGCCGCCAGGGTCGTCGTCCGGCCCACGGAGTCGACGACCACGTCGCCCAGCGTGTCGATGGAGAAGCTGTGCTGCAGCACGCCGGCGTCATCCGACGTGCACAAGGCCAGGCGGGCGGAGTCGGCGAAACCCACCAGGGCGTCGGCGCCGGCCGCGCCATCGAAGTTGTCGGCCAGAACGGCCGAGGGCGTACGCTGGAAGAAGATCTTTTGCTGCCCGGCGGTGTCGAAGGCGTTGCCGGATACGGCCCGCAGGATCCCGACCGCCTTGTCGGCGGCCAGGACCACGACCAGGTCTTCCAGTCCGTCACGGTCGATGTCCCCCGCGTCCAGGTCCACCGGCCGGTTGCCCACCCCCGCCAGCACCTTTGCGGTGAAGTGGCCGGTACCGTCGTTCCAGAGCACCGACACCGAATTCGAGGCGGCATTGGCCACCGCCAGATCCGGCCACGTGTCCCCGTTGAAGTCGCCGGCGGCCAGCGCGACCGGCTCCTGTTCGGTGAAATAGGAATTCCCGCCTGAAAAGACCGGGCCGGCCAGGACGTGCAACCGGTCGCCGCCGGCGTCGCAGAAGACGTAATCGGAGCAGCCGTCGCCGGTGACGTCGCAGACGCGGGCGTCGGTGACGATGCCCGCCAGGCGCACGGCCCGGTCGGGGACGGCGCGCCCGGCGCCGGCCTTGTCCGGGTCGAACAGCGAGGCCCAGAGGTAGACGTGCAGCGTCCCCGCCTCGTCGGCGGTGAGGATGTCGGGACGGGCGTCGCCATCGACGTCGGCCACGTCCACCCGGACGGGGATCACCGGCAGTTCGGCCCAGTCGATGCCGAAGAAGCCGCCCGACCGGCGGCCCAGGCTCCAGTAGACGCGGCGCTCGCCCGGGGTGACGGCCACGAGGTCGTCCACGCCGTCGCCGTCCACGTCGCCCGTGTCGAAGTCCTCGATGGGCGTGCCCAGGGCCGTGGTTACGGGAATCGCGCCGGTCAGCACCTCCGCCACGGTGAAGAGGGTATAACCGCAGCCGGCGAAGATCAGGGGCAGGAGCTGCGCGCCGGGTTGTTTCGTGGCGTACAGCGTCACCCGGAAGGCGTCGCCGGCGTCGAAGCCGGCCTGGCGGAGATCCACGCAAACCAGGCTGGAGGCCTGGGCGCCCATCCCGCCGGGACCCCAGTTGCTCGCGCCGGTGGTGGGCCAGGAGCCGGTGGCGAGGCCGATGGTGAAGCCCAGAAACGTGCCGCCGTGCTGCGGGAACCACCCCGAGGTGCTCTCAACGATGCGAACCAGAATGGCGTTCTCGCCGGCGACGTAGCGGAGCAACTGGACGGCGTGGGGGCCGATCCCCGTCAACTGGCTGCCCTCCACGGGCTCGGGCCGCCCGTCGTCACCGAAGCGGTACTCCACCACCGCCAGGTCCGTCACCCGCTCGCCCGCGAGCGGCAGCGGCGTCGCCGAGTCCGGGTTTCCCGTGGCCAGCGTCTGGCTGAGGGTGACGTACGGGGGGAGCGTGATCCAGAGGATGTGCGGGCCCGTGCCGGCGGCGGCGAAGGCGGCCGGGTCGATCCGGACGGTGATGGGGGCGCTGGGCGCCACCTGGGACGGGCTGTCGATGTAGATGCCGCCGGTCCGGTCTTCCTGCACGTACACGTTCACGGTCTGCCCGCCGCCGGGCGGAGATACGGACCGCTGCGGCGTGAACTCGCTGGCCACCCAGTTCACCCGCCAGTACTGCGGCGGGGTGAACGCGCGCAGGCGGAACGCGTTGGTCTGGCCGGGGATGACGCTGCCGGTCCAGGTGGTGACGGCTTTATCCGGGATCACGCCACGCAGTCGCCAGACAGCGCCCGGCTTCTCGCGGTGCCATACCTCGTAGCCGCCCGCTCCGGAATAGTTCTGGCCGGGCGGCGGGTCCGGGGTCCAGGTCAGTCGCACCGCGCCGGGCTGCAGCTCCGCCACGACGAGCGCCACGGGCGCCAGGGTCTGATAGCTCCGGTATCGATACCCGTATTCCGGCCACGGATAGCCCAGCCGGTCCAGGAATTCCTCCAACTCGGGCGTGTCGGCGTGGAGGGCATTGTAGTCCAAAGATAGATGATTCAGCCTCGGCATGTTCATCAGTGTCGGCGGGACGCTGCCGCTGAGCTGGTTGTCCCGAAAGGACATGTATAGCATGTCGGCCATCTCAGTCAGTGTGTCCGGAATAGTTCCGGTGAGGTGGTTGCTCTCGATCTTCAGCCAGAACAGATTGTCCAGGCTGCCGAGCGACGGGGGGATCTCCCCGCTGAACTGGTTTGCGGACAGGTCGATCCAACAGAGCGACGGCAGATTGCCCAAAAAGGACGGGATGGAGCCACTCAGTCGGTTTCCTTCCAGGTCCAGATTGGAAAGACTGGTCAGATTGCCCAAGGCGGC
Coding sequences within:
- a CDS encoding insulinase family protein, which translates into the protein MTVRHHFLLALAVLVILSPAAAPAATGTEPAIPKVTHRTLLNDMTVASVSLHQDRFVAHLLVTSGTVFDPPGKGGTAHITGQYLKTILRQRAEIEWAPRDLAQLPLAFDEAVDVDGIRLTVSGPPAMLETAVRLLADTVIQPAFEPETFRTIRDAIRLEDIRIEDQPQEVARYEWQRLVFTPFPYGNPPRGTPQSVGAIELDDIIRFFRRCVTPSRSLLLISSPAAASELRRLASQYFGPWIKSEAPDYQFQPPRPDPAVRTQAVRLPGTATACAVIGAESVRRKHEDGLTGELLARVLQQRLHPWLAEHPDVEAAVEADTRMLRGAFRISLSGHPAGLEPAAAEVLRQLREIAAGRFSEEEFQEASHRLAAERSRRLADPDALLRELLEVEWFRLGTRHLATFDERLALVIKEDLRYFAGHYLADERLKAVLVTGGDIPPAAWPAALQPVAARTWGQDR
- a CDS encoding acyl-CoA thioesterase is translated as MTPPGASHHVDIDLRVRYAETDRMGVAHHSVHLVWFEMGRTEFCRAAGFSYADLERLENIYLVVAEARCRYKAPVTYDDLIRVRTRLDPVSARLLRFRYEVFHVGPDRLVAEGETTHVPIDRTGRRTTVPAPYATMLAAWSRPADAR
- a CDS encoding serine/threonine protein kinase, with the translated sequence MPQCPVCRADVTGTAGSCPSCGISFDDRLRDAEEAGLAATLSPVPYSSGSRPSRSAGGTKTPVDPGFAPGTVFADRYRIVTRLGVGGMGEVYQADDLKLGQTVALKFLARDLEANPRLLELFRSEVRLAREVTHPNVCRVHDIGEAEGRHFLTMERVDGEDLGSLLKRIGRLPGEKALQVARQLCAGLAAAHDQGVLHRDLKPANIMLDGRGTVRITDFGLALLAGECDREVAGTPAYMAPELFDGQAATVRSDIYALGLVLYEVFTGHRAFDGKTYLDMRRQQAENTPSTPSALVPDLDPAVERVIARCMDKDPALRQASVAQVAAALPGGDPLVAALAAGETPSPELVAAAGETGTIRPRKAWIALAGIALALVAAALLWPLSSSHGLARLVMGPEALAGRCRDIARTLGYDTPGDQAAWFETERAFIDLHLQAGPSTIQRRTLPESRPGTVTLHYRETPRAFELPAFLTRVSDVQPPHTDPGMVDVQVDGRGRLMRFRAVPPSRTEPPAPVKPADWAVLFRQAELAPADWQEVPPTLTPPVAADARCEWVESRPAAGSKPQRIAAAAWSGRVVWFTMNGPWDQPGRTGRAGQSADWVAGAVNVVILAALLVLGVYLVRRNLRSGRGDRRGALRVAAIIGLSQIVAWIFTARLPASLSGYSGWIFAGLALALGQAGFVWAVYLGTEPYIRRRWPTVLIGWSRLLAGRWRDPLVGRDVLAGTILGLGIWLFNAVSAALPAWLNMTDSAATLHEPRVFVTTAAAGMGWLSNLPVLALSNGVFIVGILFVLRLLLRSDWLAAVAVTLLIVVPQLFAGGDLLLAPLGFAVVLLLAMALVRWGLLTFVVCLLVNNLEPAAPVLAAAGCWVPWQGWLGVAVVAALAAYGFRVALGRQKLLPSLDE
- a CDS encoding RsmB/NOP family class I SAM-dependent RNA methyltransferase — protein: MITLQTLKEMQAALQAVLEEGAYLRDALSRVLRGRELSAAERAWIRETLYRAVQLKNRYWTQLEAFAAEHPGKDESVMDIRLVITSQQREKRDLLAVDRHVQALLRPKSRVRKFVEFLDANPPGRLFPSLKQEPLEHLWRFHSHPLWLVRKWLGSLSPEDVLKLCRFNNGPPEAVLRVNPLKNSREELLARLAEAGARCVPDPVAPLAIRADHRFDPLTQPGYREGRFTLQSVSSQLVCLYVNPKPGQRVLDYCAGEGGKTLLLAHLMKGRGEVHAHDAQGWRLRNLQLRARREGVGNVRLGGLREIRNLAGRFDLVLLDVPCSGSGNLRHQPELRWKLQPGDLNRFNRQQLEILEEAAPLAAPGGLLAYVTCSLFREENHKVISRFLRTHPDWSLVRPADHLTRQHAKNFWLPADALKPFTGPDYFEVLPHRDNLPAMFCAILKRESGHNTEDVARG